A part of Fimbriiglobus ruber genomic DNA contains:
- a CDS encoding acyltransferase family protein yields MDRRNNGLDVLRTLAIVAVVNCHVYNTFAPGGANVTRFGFGGRGVDLFFVLSGWLLGHQLLTERAKTGTIDVRRFWLRRAFRIFPAYFFVLFLTMGQQVWKHGLGAIDPIYFVFGQNYYNKTPYFGISWSLCVEEHFYLLIGPVLLLAARSTAAAWLVAGLLAVPTVCRACGWYWTDGLFDTHVRYDQCAAGVVLAWVCVSRPRLWQWLAGAAPWLALAGAAGVGALVANKWVPEELQNPTLEAGFWTSVFAAWVLFAATSTVRLPGLLTRVTRFVAERAFALYLVHVDAIRVAVRVVDYARENREFATDHGDLLLVVTFVLVWALALGVAEVLYRLIERPFMGLRDRFAATRSRRAGATARPEPVVLADRTRVTEPAPVG; encoded by the coding sequence ATGGACCGGCGGAACAACGGCCTCGACGTACTCCGCACGCTGGCCATTGTCGCCGTCGTTAACTGCCATGTGTACAACACGTTTGCGCCGGGCGGCGCGAACGTGACGCGGTTCGGTTTCGGCGGCCGCGGGGTCGATTTATTCTTCGTGCTGAGCGGGTGGCTGCTCGGGCACCAACTCCTCACCGAGCGGGCGAAAACGGGCACGATCGACGTGCGCCGGTTTTGGCTCCGTCGCGCGTTTCGGATCTTCCCGGCGTATTTCTTTGTTCTCTTCTTGACGATGGGTCAGCAGGTCTGGAAGCACGGTTTGGGTGCGATCGACCCCATATATTTCGTCTTCGGACAGAATTACTACAACAAGACGCCGTATTTCGGGATCAGCTGGTCGCTGTGCGTGGAGGAGCATTTCTACCTGCTGATCGGCCCCGTCTTGCTCCTGGCCGCCCGATCGACCGCGGCCGCCTGGCTGGTGGCCGGGTTGCTCGCCGTGCCGACGGTCTGCCGGGCCTGCGGTTGGTACTGGACCGACGGACTGTTCGACACCCACGTCCGCTACGACCAGTGCGCGGCCGGGGTGGTTCTGGCCTGGGTGTGCGTATCGCGGCCGCGCCTCTGGCAGTGGCTCGCCGGCGCGGCCCCGTGGTTGGCGCTCGCGGGCGCGGCGGGCGTCGGCGCACTGGTGGCGAACAAGTGGGTGCCGGAAGAACTTCAGAACCCAACCCTGGAAGCGGGGTTCTGGACTTCCGTGTTCGCCGCATGGGTCTTGTTCGCGGCGACGTCAACGGTCCGATTGCCCGGCCTACTGACCCGAGTCACGCGGTTCGTCGCCGAGCGGGCGTTCGCCCTCTATTTGGTCCACGTCGACGCGATCCGGGTCGCGGTGCGGGTCGTCGATTACGCCCGCGAGAACCGGGAGTTCGCCACCGACCACGGCGACCTGTTACTGGTCGTCACGTTCGTCCTGGTGTGGGCTCTGGCGCTCGGGGTGGCGGAAGTTCTGTACCGGCTGATCGAGCGGCCGTTCATGGGCCTGCGCGACCGGTTCGCGGCCACCCGGAGCAGGCGGGCCGGAGCGACCGCGCGGCCGGAACCCGTGGTTCTGGCGGACCGGACCCGCGTGACGGAACCCGCCCCCGTGGGCTGA
- a CDS encoding HEAT repeat domain-containing protein — protein sequence MTASRLILGLLAPALLAAPIGAADPAMPRQAKINEAIARGGEYLRTTHAPAQGYQGGSHGVATAALAGMGMLEAGVQRDDPSLQNVLQFVRAGALQQTQTYHVVLAILFLDRFGEQVDSPAIQLLGARLYASQTASGGWGYTVTGPAGPELTQLMAAPQKRAELKGTNGPKPKADNGFPQAEKTDKGPIQFKGGGRLHPVPNEYMQLARQSSGRVDGPSDNSNTQFGLIGLWVAARHGVPAEDAFARIDARFLTSQNADAGWSYNSGTGGQSTVSMTCAGLLGLAVGAARSHGPAKPAAAPAKPAGTENDPFFNPGKAAGEKGKPDPKDALTAARKRAVDGALTQIGNAIRANNKNANGIGTIYYMLWSIERVAVAYNLQTIGGTDWYSWGCDYLLENQQQDGSWSEGGGGEKEVNTPFAILFLARSNYVSDLTSKIASQIKDPGKVELRGDKEKLPLLGTGSSAGTGGGGNAPSAPGGVASGGAAPGGVPGGTSPQPPAAVTPTPTPAPSLIPPGTSGAGGDPSPLAPVPVPGGGPSDAIASGLVAAGADWDEKLRQAKDGKGADYTHGLVRAIPQIDGARQKQAREALAERLTRMTASTLRTMLKDPAAELRRGACLACAMKDDKSHVPDLIDKLTDSSDVVVRAARAGLKSLTEKDFGPAPNADEPAKAKAAAVWRQWYETEGRR from the coding sequence ATGACCGCGTCCCGCCTGATCCTGGGTCTTTTGGCCCCGGCCCTGCTCGCCGCGCCGATCGGCGCCGCCGACCCGGCGATGCCCCGCCAGGCCAAAATCAATGAGGCGATCGCCCGCGGGGGCGAATACCTGCGGACGACCCACGCCCCCGCCCAGGGCTACCAGGGCGGCTCACACGGCGTCGCGACCGCCGCGCTGGCCGGGATGGGGATGCTCGAAGCTGGCGTCCAGCGCGACGACCCGAGCCTACAAAACGTCCTCCAGTTCGTCCGCGCCGGCGCCCTCCAGCAAACCCAGACGTACCACGTCGTCCTCGCGATCCTGTTCCTCGACCGGTTCGGCGAGCAGGTCGACAGCCCCGCCATTCAACTCCTGGGGGCCCGGCTGTACGCCAGCCAGACGGCGTCCGGCGGGTGGGGGTACACCGTGACCGGGCCGGCCGGCCCCGAACTCACCCAGCTCATGGCCGCGCCCCAAAAGCGCGCCGAATTGAAAGGCACTAACGGCCCGAAGCCCAAGGCGGACAACGGATTCCCCCAGGCCGAGAAGACGGACAAGGGGCCGATCCAATTCAAAGGCGGCGGCCGGTTGCACCCGGTCCCCAACGAGTACATGCAGCTCGCCCGCCAGTCGTCCGGGCGCGTCGACGGGCCGTCGGACAACTCCAATACCCAGTTCGGGCTGATCGGGCTCTGGGTCGCGGCCCGGCACGGGGTGCCAGCCGAGGACGCCTTCGCCCGGATCGATGCCCGGTTCCTGACGTCCCAAAACGCGGACGCCGGGTGGAGCTACAACAGCGGTACGGGCGGCCAATCGACCGTGTCGATGACCTGCGCCGGGCTGCTCGGCCTGGCCGTCGGGGCCGCCCGCTCGCACGGGCCGGCGAAACCCGCGGCCGCCCCCGCCAAGCCGGCCGGGACGGAGAACGACCCGTTCTTCAACCCGGGCAAAGCTGCGGGCGAGAAGGGCAAGCCGGACCCGAAGGACGCCCTGACGGCCGCCCGGAAGCGGGCGGTCGACGGCGCGTTAACCCAGATCGGGAACGCGATCCGGGCCAACAACAAGAACGCCAACGGCATCGGGACCATTTACTACATGCTCTGGTCGATCGAGCGGGTGGCCGTGGCTTACAACCTGCAAACGATCGGCGGAACCGACTGGTACTCCTGGGGCTGCGACTACCTCCTCGAAAACCAGCAGCAAGACGGGTCGTGGAGCGAAGGCGGGGGGGGCGAGAAAGAGGTCAACACGCCGTTCGCGATCCTGTTCCTGGCCCGGTCGAATTACGTCTCGGACCTCACGTCGAAAATAGCCTCCCAGATCAAGGACCCTGGCAAGGTCGAACTCCGCGGGGATAAAGAGAAACTCCCGCTACTGGGCACGGGGTCGAGCGCCGGCACCGGTGGCGGCGGGAACGCCCCATCCGCGCCCGGCGGGGTTGCGTCGGGCGGGGCCGCTCCCGGTGGTGTCCCGGGTGGCACCTCACCGCAGCCGCCGGCAGCGGTCACACCGACCCCGACGCCCGCCCCCTCGCTCATCCCGCCCGGCACGTCCGGGGCCGGCGGCGACCCTTCTCCGCTCGCCCCCGTCCCCGTCCCGGGCGGCGGCCCGTCGGACGCGATCGCGAGCGGGCTGGTGGCTGCCGGGGCCGACTGGGACGAGAAGTTGCGCCAGGCGAAGGACGGCAAGGGGGCGGACTACACGCACGGCCTGGTCCGCGCGATCCCGCAAATCGACGGGGCCCGGCAGAAGCAGGCCCGCGAAGCCCTGGCCGAGCGGCTGACCCGGATGACCGCCAGCACCCTGCGGACGATGCTGAAAGACCCGGCTGCCGAACTCCGCCGGGGGGCCTGTCTGGCGTGCGCAATGAAGGACGACAAGTCGCACGTCCCGGACCTGATCGACAAGCTCACCGATTCGTCCGACGTCGTCGTCCGGGCCGCGCGGGCCGGGCTCAAGAGTCTGACCGAGAAAGACTTCGGCCCCGCGCCCAACGCCGACGAACCGGCCAAGGCGAAGGCCGCCGCGGTGTGGCGGCAGTGGTACGAGACCGAGGGCCGGCGGTAG
- a CDS encoding ADP-ribosylglycohydrolase family protein: MTTLDRYRGCLLGLAAGDALGTTLEFKSPGTFAPIDDIVGGGPFRLGPGQWTDDTSMALCLAESLIERNGFDPVHQLETYCKWYQHGHLSPNGRCFDIGNTVRAALNTFLQSRREYPGPTHPDCAGNGSIMRLAPVPLLWANQPEQAVFYAAQSSRTTHGARECIDACRYFAGLIVGALHGRTKDELLAPLFSPVPELWEKAPLAAKITEIALGSFKLSEPPEIRGTGYVVKSLEAALWAFHKSADFRHGALLAVNLGDDADTTGAVYGQIAGAYYGAAGIPAGWREKLALRELIEARADTLFERAGKLAPPPGQ; this comes from the coding sequence ATGACCACCCTCGACCGCTACCGCGGGTGCTTGCTCGGCCTCGCCGCCGGGGATGCGCTCGGCACGACCTTGGAGTTCAAGTCGCCCGGGACGTTTGCGCCGATCGACGACATTGTCGGTGGTGGGCCGTTTCGTCTGGGGCCGGGTCAGTGGACTGACGACACGTCCATGGCGCTGTGCCTTGCCGAGAGCCTGATCGAGCGAAACGGGTTTGACCCGGTTCACCAACTCGAAACCTACTGCAAGTGGTATCAACACGGGCACCTGAGCCCGAACGGCCGCTGCTTCGACATCGGCAACACAGTCCGCGCCGCGCTCAACACCTTCCTTCAGTCCCGGCGCGAGTACCCCGGGCCGACGCACCCGGACTGTGCGGGCAACGGCAGCATCATGCGGCTCGCCCCCGTTCCCCTGCTGTGGGCGAACCAACCCGAGCAGGCGGTGTTCTACGCCGCTCAGTCGTCCCGCACGACGCACGGGGCGCGGGAGTGCATCGACGCCTGCCGGTACTTCGCGGGGCTGATTGTTGGGGCGTTGCACGGCCGCACGAAGGACGAACTCCTCGCGCCGCTGTTCTCGCCGGTTCCCGAACTGTGGGAGAAGGCGCCCCTGGCAGCCAAGATCACGGAGATCGCGCTCGGGTCGTTTAAGCTGAGTGAGCCGCCCGAGATTCGCGGGACAGGGTACGTGGTGAAGTCGCTCGAAGCGGCACTGTGGGCGTTCCACAAGTCGGCGGACTTCCGGCACGGGGCGTTGCTGGCGGTCAACCTAGGGGACGACGCGGACACGACCGGGGCGGTGTACGGGCAGATCGCCGGAGCCTATTACGGGGCGGCCGGCATCCCGGCCGGGTGGCGCGAGAAGTTGGCCCTGCGGGAGTTGATCGAAGCCCGGGCCGACACCCTGTTCGAGCGGGCCGGCAAACTGGCGCCCCCGCCGGGTCAATAA
- a CDS encoding HEAT repeat domain-containing protein produces MAREGGRAYVKWVGGLAAVVLVAGGGFLATGGVGARYAGYQFRTASTDEERAAAAARLVAMGEAGAPYFTEPFRAGDPAGCAAVAAAVKDYLAPLPPDDPKYAACCRFLLTGSPAFADAGRGALLDLIPALVKTPDPSDVERCRAAVRAGLAGATPDDKVRAVRLALRPEIGLTADTASLLNDADAEVRRAAMLAVGPVPDGQTAVVKDEDLFRWLHDPDAEVRNLCETALLARGLDHEHVALARLLSDPEPAGRLNLLVELRAGGPGIKDPGPWLERLGQDPDPAVRLGAARVAFESRLVFAGWLDRLAADDPNPTVRRWAGYYSSRAAAVKQAGFRQE; encoded by the coding sequence ATGGCGCGGGAAGGCGGCCGGGCGTACGTCAAATGGGTCGGCGGGCTGGCCGCGGTGGTCCTGGTGGCCGGCGGGGGCTTCCTCGCGACCGGCGGGGTCGGTGCGCGGTACGCCGGGTACCAGTTCCGGACCGCGTCGACGGACGAGGAGCGGGCCGCCGCCGCCGCCCGGCTCGTCGCGATGGGTGAAGCCGGCGCGCCGTACTTCACCGAGCCGTTCCGCGCCGGCGACCCGGCCGGGTGTGCCGCCGTCGCCGCCGCGGTCAAGGACTACCTCGCCCCGTTGCCGCCGGACGACCCGAAGTACGCCGCGTGCTGCCGGTTCCTACTGACCGGCTCCCCGGCGTTCGCGGACGCCGGCCGCGGAGCGTTGCTCGATTTGATTCCCGCACTCGTCAAGACCCCGGACCCGAGCGACGTCGAACGGTGCCGGGCGGCGGTCCGCGCGGGCCTCGCCGGGGCGACCCCGGACGACAAGGTCCGGGCGGTCCGGCTCGCGCTGCGGCCGGAGATCGGGTTGACCGCCGATACCGCGTCGCTCCTGAACGACGCGGACGCCGAGGTCCGCCGGGCGGCGATGCTGGCGGTCGGGCCGGTGCCAGACGGACAGACCGCGGTGGTGAAAGACGAGGACCTGTTCCGCTGGCTGCACGACCCGGACGCCGAGGTGCGGAACCTGTGCGAGACGGCGTTGCTCGCCCGCGGGCTGGACCACGAGCACGTCGCCCTCGCGCGGCTCCTATCCGACCCCGAGCCGGCGGGGCGACTCAACTTGTTAGTGGAACTGCGGGCCGGCGGGCCGGGGATCAAGGACCCGGGGCCGTGGCTGGAGCGGCTCGGCCAAGACCCCGACCCGGCGGTCCGGCTCGGGGCCGCGCGGGTGGCGTTCGAGAGCCGGTTGGTGTTCGCCGGGTGGCTCGACCGGCTCGCCGCGGACGACCCGAACCCGACCGTCCGCCGGTGGGCGGGGTACTACAGCAGCCGGGCGGCGGCCGTGAAGCAAGCGGGCTTCCGGCAGGAGTAA
- a CDS encoding ankyrin repeat domain-containing protein, protein MSLDLFDAIERHDLSRLASLLSAGADPNADHPDQPSWVPLKAAAEDGVLGAVVLLLRHGADADGGRQPGGTTPLIVATLNSRVEVAQLLLAAGADPSTCDDEGDTPLSLCIGQGDHATAELLRLCGAGAEPDRG, encoded by the coding sequence ATGTCGCTCGACCTATTCGACGCCATTGAGAGGCACGATCTCTCCCGTCTCGCCTCGCTCCTGTCCGCCGGTGCTGATCCGAACGCCGACCACCCGGATCAACCATCGTGGGTTCCGCTCAAGGCGGCGGCCGAGGACGGCGTGCTTGGGGCGGTCGTCCTGCTACTTCGACATGGCGCGGACGCAGACGGGGGACGACAGCCGGGCGGGACGACCCCGCTCATCGTTGCCACGCTAAACAGTCGGGTTGAGGTCGCGCAACTGCTGTTGGCGGCGGGTGCAGACCCATCTACCTGCGATGACGAGGGTGACACGCCGCTCAGCCTCTGCATCGGACAGGGCGACCACGCAACTGCGGAGTTGCTGCGGCTGTGCGGCGCAGGAGCTGAACCCGACCGGGGGTGA
- a CDS encoding 3-isopropylmalate dehydratase large subunit has product MSAMTLTEKVLARAADRTAVDPGNNIWVNVDILMTHDVCGPGTIGVFKKHFGKDAKVWDREKVVIIPDHYIFTKDAMANRNVDVLRQFVAEQDIKYYYDVGTPNYKGVCHIALPEEGHTRPGEVLLGTDSHTCTAGAFGQFATGIGNTDAGFVMGTGKTWLKVPPTMRFVFHGQMPPYLMAKDLILAVIGDIGVDGATYRAMEFDGDGIYALNIEERMTLCNMAIEAGGKNGCIAPDQITLDYVNARGVKTGNKPFTVFKSDPGAKFIYEKVYDVSKLEPVIAKPHSPDNKALVSEVQGTRLDRAYIGSCTGGKLTDFRAAAGILKGKEVKIDTFVVPATTEVARGLDTEKIGGKSLRDIFLAAGAKIGDASCAACLGGPSDTFGRLNTPISCISTTNRNFPGRMGHKQAQVFLASPLTVAASALTGHIQDPRMFVA; this is encoded by the coding sequence ATGTCCGCCATGACCCTGACCGAGAAAGTCCTGGCCCGCGCCGCCGACCGTACCGCCGTCGATCCGGGGAACAACATTTGGGTCAACGTCGACATCCTCATGACCCACGACGTCTGCGGGCCGGGGACGATCGGCGTGTTCAAGAAGCACTTCGGCAAGGACGCGAAGGTGTGGGACCGGGAAAAGGTGGTCATCATCCCGGACCACTACATCTTCACCAAAGACGCGATGGCCAACCGGAACGTCGACGTCCTCCGGCAGTTCGTGGCCGAGCAGGACATCAAGTATTACTACGACGTGGGCACGCCCAACTATAAGGGCGTCTGTCACATCGCGCTGCCGGAAGAGGGGCACACCCGGCCCGGCGAAGTCCTCCTCGGGACCGACAGCCACACCTGCACGGCCGGGGCGTTCGGCCAGTTCGCCACCGGCATCGGGAACACCGACGCCGGCTTCGTCATGGGCACCGGCAAGACCTGGCTCAAGGTCCCGCCGACCATGCGGTTCGTCTTCCACGGCCAGATGCCGCCGTACCTGATGGCCAAAGACCTGATCCTCGCCGTCATCGGCGACATCGGCGTCGACGGCGCCACGTACCGGGCGATGGAGTTCGACGGCGACGGGATTTACGCGCTCAACATTGAGGAGCGCATGACCCTCTGCAACATGGCGATCGAGGCCGGCGGCAAGAACGGCTGCATCGCCCCGGACCAGATCACCCTCGACTACGTGAACGCCCGCGGCGTGAAGACCGGCAACAAGCCGTTCACGGTGTTCAAGTCGGACCCCGGCGCGAAGTTCATTTACGAGAAGGTGTACGACGTCTCGAAGCTGGAGCCGGTGATCGCCAAGCCGCACTCGCCGGACAACAAGGCGCTCGTTTCCGAAGTGCAGGGCACCCGGCTCGACCGCGCGTACATCGGCTCCTGCACCGGCGGCAAGCTGACCGACTTCCGCGCCGCGGCCGGCATTCTGAAGGGGAAGGAAGTCAAGATCGACACCTTCGTCGTCCCCGCGACGACGGAAGTGGCCCGCGGCTTGGACACCGAGAAGATCGGTGGCAAATCCCTCCGCGACATCTTCCTGGCGGCCGGGGCGAAAATCGGCGACGCGAGCTGTGCGGCCTGCCTGGGCGGGCCCTCGGACACCTTCGGCCGGCTGAACACGCCGATCTCGTGCATCAGCACGACGAACCGCAACTTCCCCGGCCGGATGGGTCACAAGCAGGCACAGGTCTTCCTCGCGTCCCCGCTGACCGTGGCCGCCAGCGCCCTCACCGGGCACATCCAGGACCCGCGGATGTTCGTGGCGTAA
- a CDS encoding plasmid pRiA4b ORF-3 family protein, producing the protein MPRKKVPGLPSGQPDTAGKSAAPVYRLKISLDDSKPPIWRRVEVKDCDLETLHGIIQAVMPWSSYHLWVFFVNRDEEYGPASDEFEPIGEPAHTAFLSQFVARGLKKIRYNYDFGDSWDHTVTFEKTIPAEAGVAYPRCTAGVRACPPEDCGGIGGYYRLLEILADPNHPEHKVMLEWTGGPIDPEAFDLAATDAALAPFRA; encoded by the coding sequence ATGCCTCGCAAGAAAGTTCCGGGGTTGCCGTCCGGCCAACCCGATACGGCGGGAAAGTCAGCCGCCCCCGTCTACCGCCTAAAAATCAGCCTGGATGACAGCAAGCCGCCGATCTGGCGCCGGGTCGAGGTCAAGGATTGCGACCTCGAAACCCTTCACGGCATCATTCAGGCCGTGATGCCGTGGAGTTCGTACCACCTGTGGGTCTTCTTCGTGAACCGCGACGAAGAGTACGGCCCGGCCAGCGACGAGTTCGAGCCGATCGGGGAACCGGCTCACACAGCATTCCTGAGCCAGTTCGTCGCCCGCGGGCTGAAGAAAATCCGGTACAACTACGACTTCGGCGACAGCTGGGATCACACGGTCACGTTCGAGAAGACCATCCCCGCCGAGGCTGGCGTGGCCTACCCGCGCTGCACGGCCGGCGTCCGCGCCTGCCCGCCCGAGGATTGCGGCGGCATCGGAGGTTACTACCGCCTGCTAGAAATTCTGGCGGACCCGAATCATCCGGAACACAAAGTCATGCTCGAATGGACGGGCGGGCCGATCGACCCCGAGGCGTTCGACCTGGCGGCCACGGACGCCGCCCTGGCCCCATTCCGGGCGTGA
- a CDS encoding lactate racemase domain-containing protein: MNIPPVQLVRQTAPTVTVADVPGATRRAWLESDFAARVKPGMRIAVGCGSRGIKNYAVIARATVEALKELGAKPFVVAAMGSHGGATPEGQRRLLAHYGVDEKHLGVPVVTDMDAVQLGTNSWGEPVWWDKNALAADGVVTVSRVKPHTDFRGRFESGIVKMLVIGLGKRHGADQHHSWGTRGLRDMMLESVKVILAKAPVLGGLAIVENAQEETAHLEVVDRDAILEREPALLDEARRLMGRIPFPALDLLIVGECGKNYSGAGMDPNVVGRMLIEASPEAETNVPRVTRMACLDVSPESEGNGTGIGIADLTTTRALAAIDPVPFRMNNLTARFLWRSKLPIAFETDRECIQSAVDTCWNPIEDRVQMCIVPNTLEVAELWVSPALAAVAAENADLEVVGSPMTVPFDAAGNLIQEKLFPHSVRGQRSKAGH; this comes from the coding sequence GTGAACATCCCACCCGTCCAACTCGTCCGCCAGACCGCCCCCACCGTGACAGTCGCCGACGTCCCCGGCGCGACCCGCCGGGCGTGGCTGGAGTCCGATTTCGCCGCCCGGGTCAAGCCGGGGATGCGGATCGCGGTCGGCTGCGGCAGCCGGGGGATCAAGAATTACGCGGTCATCGCGCGGGCCACGGTCGAGGCGCTCAAGGAACTCGGGGCCAAGCCGTTCGTCGTGGCCGCGATGGGCTCGCACGGCGGCGCGACGCCCGAGGGCCAGCGGCGGTTGCTCGCCCACTACGGCGTCGACGAGAAGCACCTCGGGGTGCCCGTGGTCACGGACATGGACGCGGTCCAGCTCGGGACGAATTCGTGGGGCGAGCCGGTCTGGTGGGACAAGAACGCCCTGGCAGCCGACGGCGTCGTCACCGTCTCCCGGGTCAAGCCGCACACCGACTTCCGCGGGCGGTTCGAGAGCGGGATCGTGAAAATGCTGGTGATCGGCCTCGGCAAGCGGCACGGGGCGGACCAGCACCACAGCTGGGGCACCCGCGGCCTCCGCGACATGATGCTCGAATCGGTGAAGGTGATCCTCGCCAAGGCCCCGGTCCTCGGCGGCCTCGCGATCGTGGAAAACGCCCAGGAGGAGACCGCCCACCTGGAAGTGGTCGACCGGGACGCGATCCTGGAGCGGGAGCCCGCGCTGCTCGACGAGGCCCGGCGGCTCATGGGCCGCATCCCGTTCCCGGCCCTGGACCTGCTGATCGTCGGGGAGTGCGGGAAGAACTACTCGGGGGCCGGGATGGACCCGAACGTGGTCGGGCGGATGCTGATCGAGGCGTCGCCGGAGGCCGAGACGAACGTCCCCCGCGTGACCCGGATGGCGTGCCTGGACGTGTCGCCGGAGAGCGAGGGGAACGGCACCGGGATCGGCATCGCCGACCTGACCACGACCCGCGCGCTGGCGGCCATCGACCCGGTCCCGTTCCGGATGAACAACCTGACCGCCCGGTTCCTGTGGCGGAGCAAGCTCCCGATCGCCTTCGAGACCGACCGCGAGTGCATCCAGTCGGCCGTGGACACCTGCTGGAACCCGATCGAAGACCGCGTGCAGATGTGCATCGTGCCGAACACGCTGGAAGTGGCCGAACTCTGGGTGTCGCCCGCGCTGGCAGCGGTGGCCGCGGAGAACGCGGACCTGGAAGTCGTCGGGAGCCCGATGACTGTACCCTTCGACGCGGCCGGCAACCTGATCCAGGAGAAGTTGTTCCCGCACAGCGTCCGCGGGCAGCGCAGCAAGGCGGGGCACTGA